The window AAAGAgtaaggacacaagcagcagagttATTGTGGGTCACATTTTGTTATTGTTTCTCATGTTTAATGAACACACCAAAGTCTAAAGTACATTGGGTCTGAGAGATATAAATCTAATTGGATTGGAAAGTAGTATCCTGGAGGGAAGGTATTCTTTATAAATTAACCTTGGTGTAACcgtttgagagagaggttgatTGAAGAAGAGGAACCAGTTCATCGTGACTCACGTAGGACCATAAATATTTTGAACTATCCTGTCCAGATTCGGAACTAATGGGGACCCTTGCCCAGGAACTGATCATAACAAAATGGTGGGGTCATATGGTCAGAAGCTTACTTCAAGGTGAAACGCAATGCCAAGGTTACTAACAAAGTGTAGTTTAATCTCAAAATGTTGCCAGGAAGAGGAAATGAATTGGGAACCCAGAAACAGATTGGCATGTGAGTTGAAAACCATGATTTCAGTTTTCCCAATGTTTAATCAGGAGAACTTCCTGCTGGTCCATTATGGGCTTTTGGATAAACTGTCAGATATATTTGGCAACAGTGGATGAGTCAACAGAGGTGATGAGGAGAGCTGGATGTCATCTGTGTTTATGTGAAATGTAAGTCTGAATTTTCAGGCCTTTGCACAGAGGGACATTGAGCAAACGGGCAATAAGAGCACGGCTGGATCATTATCAGATGGTTTGGAAAACACCATAGGTAACAGCACAAGAATAAGAGGAGAAACCAATACAACTAATCCTCTGGTAATGCTTATGTAGATAAGAATGCAATTGGGCATGTGCAATCCCATATAGCTGAAAGGTGATGGAATGATGTTGCAGGAGGATGGTGTGGATCCAACATGTTAACAACTGCAGAAATGACTTTCATTTCCCCATcccacaacacctcatcttcaccatgcacatccagtccctgtacatatCCATTCAAGCCTCCAAgctctccatttcttcctctcacgcCAACCTAACCTGTACCCTacaccactgacacacacattcaaTTGGCTCAATAATTTctcttttgaatcctcccacttcctccagaccaaatgggtagccatgggcaccctcaTGGACCCCAGctctgcctgcctcttcgtcaggtatgtggaacagtccaccttctgcagctacactggcaccattccctacCTTTTACTCCACTAAATCGATGACTTAATGGGCAACACCTCGtgttcccatgaggaggttgaacagtttatcaacttcactaacaccttccactctgatctcaagtttacctgaaccatctcagacacctccttcCTGCAACTCTTCATCTCCATTTTCATTTCCGGCGaccaactcaacatggacatctactacaattccaccgactcccacagctacccagactatacctcctcccaccctgccgcctgtaaaaatgttgtcccttattcCCAAATCCTCCATAGAACATccaagatggcctccttcttcaaagactgcaatttcccgtcccatgtggtcaacaatgccctccagcgtatctcctccacttcccacacctcatcccttgaaccccatccctccaatcgCGACAAAGGCAGaacacccctggtcctcacctttcacccctccAACCTCTGGGTATATTAAATCATTcaccaccatttctgccacctacaaacagaccccaccatatgtttccctccccaccccatctgcatTCCAGAGAGGttattccctccatgactccatggcgcccaccaacccaccctccactcccagcaccttcccctgccaccacaagaagtgtaaaacctgcacctacATGTCCCTCCTGACccctgtccaaggccccaaaaggatcctttctactgtgtccgttgctctcgatgtgatatcccctatattggggagacaggatgccaacctgcagaacagttcagagaatatctctgggtcACACgtactaaacaaccccactgccccgtggccaaacactGTGACTCCCCCTCTCACTACACCAAGGACACGCAAGTTCTGAGCCTCCTctatcgccaaaccctaaccagctgacacctggaggaagaaagcctcatcttccgccttgggaccctccaaccacaggggatctaTGTGGATTTTACCTGTTTCCTCATCTCGCCTCCCatccccatcttatcccagatccaaccttccaactcagcacctccctcttgaactgtcctacctgtccatcttccttcccacctatccgctccaccctcctctctgacctatcacctacatctacctatccgcattcccagctaccttccccccccagcccccacccctctcccatttatttttcagtccccttgggccacaacctttattcctaatgaagggcttaagctccgaaacatcaattctcctgctcctcagatgctgcctgaccggccgagtttttccagcaccacactcttcgactctgatcgccagcacctgtcgccctcactctctcctaacTGCAGAAAGGTCAAGATTGATGAAGGGGAATAGTTTTAAGAGTCAGATAGGTTTTGAAATTAATGGGAAGTCAGAAAAAAAAAGAGTGCAGCACAATTGTCTATTTCTGAAAGTGCACTGCAACCTTTATGCTTAAATTGGGCGGGGTtgtttcaaatcaactcagagtAATTAATAAGAGGTAGTGTCCCAAATGCCAGTGTCCACTTTTTACTAACACAAGTATCAGTTCTATTGCATCTGATACCATGACGGAGGAGCGACTGTGATCACAGTACAGATGACACTTGTACCATCTAGATTATACCTCCATATAAAACTATATTCCTCTTCACTGcatcatccaaatgcctttcaagtGAGCCCACGGTATTTTTCTTCCAATTATCTATCAGATCATTTCATCCATTAGGCACTGAATACTTCAAATATATCTGCTCTGCAAAATTTAACACATCAATTATCAGTTAGTGACATGTAGACAAAGGTATCTTTAGCTTTTATATTATTAATTACACAGTTCACTCATTGCTAGATTACAGACTTATACACAAGGTCACAGTGACAAAACAGTTGAATATTATTTCTATTACAAGAGATTTCCTCAGATTTTGGGATCACATTCTTCCATTCTTATTCTAACAGTCTTTGATTAATAAGAACCAAATAACCTGAATCCCATTTTTAGTATTTAGGGGATTGgagtaaagtatatttttgcaataaAGCCAtatttaatggattgtcatcatgTGTTTCatgtcaccacacacacacacacacacagtagaaGAAAAGTGGCTTTTTAGGAACTCTTCTTAGTGAATTAACAGATTGCCTGCGAGACCTAAATCGCATACAGATTGGGTGCCGCGCACCAGTAAAGTTATTTGAACCAGAAAATATCTGCTATACTAATCACTTCTGTTTCTGACTGCAACGTGACTTAAAGCAGCTCTAATTTCATTTTTACTAGTACTAGCAGCTCCCGACAACTCTGAAAAATTGCAAAAGGGAAAAGTGTTGTTTAAAATTCTCTTTGGTATTAGTGCATGAAAACTCAAGAGTAGTGCACAATGAAGCAAGATTGATGGGTGCTGGGCAGCTAAAGATGTGGAACAGCCAGCACCTCCCATCCCCCCTGCCTCTTTATTTCTACCTTGACATTTTAATTATAAATTCCTTTCAAAGTGGACATTTTCTATATCAACTGGTCACAACATAAAAATACCTTTCCTGGTGAGAGCATAACTATTTCAATAACAATAGAAAGCTTACATTTATTTCCATCACAAATTACACAAATAAAATCTTTTATGCATGCAGCAAACTTTTGATTTACCCCCACCTATCGAACCAGGGGTATgctggttgatcaaatattccggataatcaagaggtccacataatcaatgtTAAAAACATACACTGAGTAAGAGAAACATAATGCCGGGGGTGTACACATCACCATTATATTTTATTTGcagcataaatcacttaaataataatgcaagTTTGCCTTAACTAAAACTTACTGGCAAACAGccttttctctcacaccctcaactGACTACCAGTGGCATTTGAGGAAAAACTGACTTGAAATTGAATCAACTGTTGATATTTCATATGGTCATTCGACTGAACAAGTGCAATTACATGGAggtaaataaattttaaaaattaaaagaaaTGGACAGAATAGTACAATAAACTTTGCGGTATTTGAGGTATATCATGTTTGGCAGTTTAATGAGAGttaaaaacaaagtttgctgtaatGGATAGGTATCGCACTGGGTACGCGTGGCAAATTGCAAAGCTTCAGTCCTACTGTCTTTTTACCTCGCTTTGCTCACATATTCTATTCCTCTATCACCTACCAAAAAGAAAGGGAGCAGATATATCACAACATCATCATCTGTAAGTCCCACTCCAAGACAACACAATCTTGTCTTGGACACACTGCCGTTCCTCAATTGTTACTGAGTTAAAATTTTGCAACAACCAAATGAATAGCATTGCCAGATTGCACTTGTTTTTAAGAAAAAGAAGCTCCATCCCCCTCTTACGGGCAACGAGGAACGAACCATAAACACTGGCCTcgtcagtgatgctcacatctgGAGAATGAAAAGGAGATGCAATTTTGCAGAGCTTCTAAAAACTGTGTAGCAGTGTGTAGCAGCAAGCAAGTGATCTACCAGTGAAGAGGACTGGCAAATGTTTAGGACAGATATGAGAAGTTGAAGAAGTGAAAAAGGTGGCTGTTATCATTTTAGAAACGTTGACAGCAAACTCCAAAGTGGATGAAAATCACCTTCAAAATAGATAAGAAACTCTATTTTAACTCTGAGAAACCATCAGCAATATAAAAATGACCCCTTAGGTATGGTTCAAAAATGACAGTACAGGTATCGCTGAATTGTTTGGTGTTTTTCACATTTGTCCAACTGGAAACAATTCCCAGATTAATACAAGCACAGACCACAAAGTCCACAGTGAGTCAAATCCCCACCCAGTATCCTCGGTACCCAAaatgaatacagacatgcaggGCTAACTGTTGAAAACATGAACATTCCCAGACTCTTTTGTATAAGCCACTGCTACGTCTTCAGtttacacagacacagaaataAACGTGCCATCAAGTCAGTAACGTACATAGACCCGAGGACAGACATACAGTGATCCACATGAACAGTGGGGGCTGTTGCAGGTTAGAGTGGCTATAGGTAATCCAGAGTATTATTAGGGTCCAAAACAGCAGTCTGAGAAACCATGACCTGTGCAATTGTATTTAAGATGACAACTTTGCAATGCATGGTGCACAGGCACACAGGCTCAATACCACTGCTGCAGCTGCAGTCACTCGAGACTTCTTTTGATATTTTACCGCAGTTTTGACATTATCTGCTGAATGTGTGGCATAATCGACTGTGCGCATTACATTGTACTCAATGCTGTTCACAATCTCTTGCTGCTCGGCTACCAGTACCTCAAAGTGAAGGAAGAGCTCATGAAGTTCAGCGATCTGAGATTCGAGCAGCAGCAGTTGTTTCTGGCGCTGGTGGGCAAGAGCCAGATGCTGCTTGGCTTTGAGGACCTCCAGGTCCCGGCCCACAATCTGCGGGGCTGCAGGTTTCTCCACCAAATGGTCAATATCCTCATCCTGGAGCTGCAAGCCCGCCAGCTGAGTCTGTCGAATGATTTGCTGTTTCAACTTACTGACGTACTCTACTTCTTTCGTGTAGTGAGAAGACAGGACGTCCCGATAACGGGCTGCCAGCGTGTTAAACTGGCACTGCCGGATCCTGTACTCCACCGACAGCTGGGTATTGTTCACTTTCTGAGAAAGCTCGAATTTCATCGCGTCCAGCTGTGACTGCACGTTCTTGGCCTCACGCGTAAACTCACACTTTGCGTCTTTCAGGCTGTGCTTTACCTTGGATATGCTGTCACTTTCAGTCCCACAAAGTACCTTTGCTTGTTTCCTCTGGATACCATAAACCAGCTTTTCCAGCTTGTTGATGTTTGAGGAAATGGCTGAAACATCATTAAAAAATGGGTCAAATTTGCTGACCCTTGTTTCTTCAAACAGTGGGTTATCAATTCCACCCAGCACTTTGTTCGCACTCTCCGCCTCTGCAGCTCTCATTAGCTCCTCCAGCCTGTCCTTCATTTGTCACCGACTTCTGGACTTTCTGGCCAAGGAGTGAACTTCCTAAAGTGGATCGTCTGGTTGCTGTAGCTGATTTGTTTCTACATCCAGTGCCAAATACTTGTGTGTTGGAGCCAACACCCAATTTTAAGCAGTCCTTTGTTCTCCCTTTATCACATGATGCCTTGATATGTACATAATGGGCTGAATCATACACCAAAAAAGGTATGGATTTACTGAATTGAAATCAAACCTGGACTACCATCCACCCTACTCCCTGAGAAAGACTTTTATACGTTGAGTAGATCTCATATTTTCAGGCTCTAAAGTAATCCGAGTCCCAATTTTCTTTCAAACTTATTTTAAGTTGGTGTCAGAACCTCCTGAACCTGAGCAGGTGAAAGTAGCACATTACGTTTCATACCATCAGCCTTCCAGCTTACTGAAACCGTGGTGATACCCTTCTAAAGGACATTCAGGCAGGGGCTTAGGTGAAACAATGTGGGAGGAGTCTTCTACACAACTGAATTATCAACAGCTACCAAAGACCAGTTTCTATGTTGTAACTTTTAAGTACATCTAACCGTAGAATGGCTGCAACATCGAAAGAGGCCAAATGGCCAACATGTTCATTCTGGCTCTCTCCACAAGCAACTAAGCTATGTCTAACGTGGAGGAGCTGGTCTTGGATGGGGTGTACAAAGTGAAagatcacaacaccaggttagagtccaacaggtttatttggaagcactcgctttcagagcactgctccttcagctaTTTCTACTGTTTTAACCCCCTCCTTGTAGACCTGTACATTTTCTCTCTTTAGCTTCCTACTCCAATTTGTCTTTGAAAATCCTGATTTACCCTGCCTTGGCCACACTCTCAATCATTGCATACCGATCCTAACCACTAACTGTGTTCTTCCTCATATCACTTTTCCCCACACAATAAGTTAGCGTCTTTTGATTCTCCTCCACCAATGAAAACATTTTCTACTGTAACTAGACCCTCCTTGATTTTGAATATATAAAATTTCCTGGAAAGCAACCCCAACTTCATCAATCTATCTACAAAAACAGTTCCTCGATGCTGAAAGGATCCTTATCATTCTCTTTTGCAGGGCCCAGTCTGGaggccctgtgaccagtggtgtgccacaaggatcagtgctgggtccactgcttttcatcagttatataaacaatttggatgtgaacataggaggtatagttattaagtttACAGACAATATCAAAATTGCAGGTGCAGTGGATGGCAAAGAAAGTTATCTtagtacaatgggatctggatcagatgggccagtgggctgaggagtggcagatggagtttaatttagacaaatgtgaggtgctgtattttggaaaggcaaatcaaagcaGGTCTCATATACTTGATGGTAagtgggaagtgttgctgaacaaaaagaccttgaggtgcaggtttatagttccttgaaagtggagttacaggtagatagaatagtgaagaaggtgtttagtttccttgcctttattggtcagagcattgagtataaaagttaggaagtcatattgtggctgtacaggacattagttaggacacttttggaatactgcattcaattctggtctccctgcaataggatagacattgtgaaacttgaaagggttcaaaaaagatttacaaggatgttgccagggttggaggatttgagctatagggagatggtgaataggctggggctgttttccctggagtgtcagagactgaggggtgaccttatagaggtttataaaatcatgaggggcatggataggataaatagacaagatctttttcctggggtgatgcgtgtccataggtttagggtgagggggagaagatttaatagggaccaaaagggcaactttttcacacagagagtggtgcgtgtacggaatgagctgccagaggaagtgatggaggctggtataattacaacatttaagaggcatctggatgggtatatgaataggaagggattaagagggatatgggccaggtgctggcaaatgggaccagattaggttaggatatctgatcagcataaatgagttgtttccgtgctgtacatccctatgactatgactctcctTTAAGCTGTCATCTTTCCAGAAGTGTGGTGCACACAATACTTGCTGTTTTATAGAGGTTCACCATAATTTGCTTTTATGTTTCTGTTAATAAAGTGGGTGATCATGCACTTTTTTTAACCACTTTCTCAATCTGCCCTTCTATCTTCAAAGATTTGTGCACAGATACTGCACAGTCTCTGTTCCTGGGTCCCTAAACTAAAAGAACCTCTATAGTCTATATTCACTGATCCAGCCTCTACCAGGTTCCAGCACAGAGAACTGCAAAGTCCAGTGACCTCTAGAGGGACGGAATTCCTCCTTGTCTGTTAATCGAGGCACTCCTTATCCCAATCTTGAGCGAAAAAGAACTGTTTACTTAGCTAACAAAATCTATTTACATCAGTGTGTCTACAAATCACAGCAAATGGAATTCATGGTTCAAGTACAAGATAGCCCAGTGAGAAAAACAATCATTGCTTAAGTTGTGGCCACATTGGGAGCACTCTCTTCTGAGTCAGAAGATTGCAGGTTCAAGTCTCATATTGAGAGACCTGAGCACTAAAATAAAAGCAAGTGCTTGAGTGTCATTCAGAGACTTCTCTCCGTTGAGATTTTAAACTGATGTCCAGGCTCGGTGGACATGAGAGAGTGCTAAGACATTACTTTGAAAACCATTGTCCCAGTCGACATTCATTCCTCAACAAAAATCACAAAAACAGATAGTACAGTCACAATCATATTTCTATTGTGGGAGTTTGCTATGTGCACATTGAATATTGCATTTACAAAATTATTACAACAGGAACTACACTCAGAAGAAAAGGATATCATTATTTACAAAACTCATTATTCTATGGGCTGCAAAAGTGAAGGATAGTTCCATAATATCCAACAAAATAGAATAAGTAGAGTCTAGTTACGCATTACAATTCATACAATTAATTCAAACCATTCAGGGTTTGCTCTCTCCAGTGGAGATTTACAGAGGAGTTAATAATCATCTCCACCTTTTCTGGGAATATTCTCGTCATTTAGCACTGCCAAAAATGGACTCAAACTTTATAGAAGTAAGTGCTGATACAAGTCTAGTTATTCCTCAGTTACAAATCCCACTTACGTAAGAAATTGAAGAAATAGGAATGGGAgacatttaacatgatcatggttgatctaatTGGCTCAATTCCAATGAAGCACCTACTCCTTATTTTCCCAAGAGATCAAACATCAATCCATCTCAACCTTCGATATACTCAATGATGGAGCAGCCATAATTCCCTgcagcagagagttccaaagactcataaccATTTAGGTGAAGAAGTTTTGCCTCATCTCCACATCTAGGTAATCACCCCAAGTGATCAAACCTTTATCCTGTaaaccatgatttggagatgccggtgttggactggggtgtacaaagttaaaaatcactcaacaccaggtcatagtccaacaagtttaattggaagcactagctttcggagcgacactccttcatcaggtggtagtgctaccacctaatgaaggagcgtagctccgaaagctagtgcttccaattaaacctgttggactataacctgttgttgtgtgattcttaacccTGTAAACCATGTTCACCTTGAGAAGTCCTTTGACATGtttctatgtttcagtaagattaacTCTTATTTTACTAAATTCTGGATAGCCTCTTATTTTACCTGAAGCCTCCATTTACTCGTGAGTTCTCATGGGCCTCACCAATGAGTATTGACTAAATATCTTTCAACAACCTGAATGTAGAAATGAATATACTGTGTTCAAAGATCCGATATATACATGTACATCATAAAATTAAAAGTTCTTAAGCCGTAAATAAAAATTGAAATCCATAAGAATTCAAATACCTTTCTTTATCATTACAGCAAATAAATAGACAAATTCAAATGGCAATAAATAAAAAGGCGAAAATTCGCTCTTGGAAGTTTGACTACTCCAATATGAAAACCTTCAAATATACATAAGTAATACAATTCACACCAAGCTTATACACACAAGTTTAAAATGATTGTCATATTTAAAAACCCATCTATATATTTTAAGGTACATCCAGAGTAAATATCAAAGAGTAAATACTCTAATTAGAAATTCACACATACAGAAGCATTTACACACTACACATAAAAATTTAACCATTTGTAAAAATTCAATTTGTGTAGAAAGCCAGTGTCTTGTATCCAACAATGTTTCTTCCATTTCAGAAGTTAGCTGTGCAAGCAAACCTAGGCTTCCGCTAGTAAAAGGCAAACACTGAATATCGGCACTTAAAATGTTCATCACCATTACAAAATCCCGCTCAATCATGAATTAAAACCAAACATGCTTACAAAACTTTTCAAGAATTTACAAAACTAAAAACAGGCATGGATAAAAAATTAAATTTCCAATTCTACAAATCCAACTATTGTTTACTTGGGTAACCGCATAACAAAAATAGATCTAAAATTCCCAGTATCCATATAAAAGGTCTATACActgcacacaaacagaaactTATCATTTAATACCTGATGTTTAAAATCAGAGGTGTGCCCAGCACCGACAGAGAATATCTAAACACATGGAAAAGAGCTATTGTGGTGTTGTAAGATTGTTGCAGATTACTTAAAACACAACCACAACTTACAGCAGTAATATTGAAATTTCAATTTTCAATATACCTGTTACATTGCTTTATCAACAGTAAAATTCTGATAATCTTAAAATTTCATTCTTCCAGCAAGTATAAACTTCAGTAATCCCTTCCTGTAACGGTTAGCAATAATTTGTTCATAAATTAAATAAGTAATTTTAGATTTGCCAGTACAACAATTGCTGTAGGAAagttattgtgaaacttgaaagggttcagaaaagatttacaaggatgctgccagggctggaggctattttccctggagcgttgcaggctgaggggtgatcttaaaagaagtttataaaattatgagggacatgggttgaatgaatagtcaaggtcttttccccagggtaggggaatccagaactagacggcataggtttaaaggtgagaggggaaagatttaaaagggacctaaggggtaactttttcatgcagagggtggtgcatgtacggaatgaTCTACCAGAGGAAGAAGTGGTGGAAACAGGTACaatcacaatatttaaaaggcatttggatgggtatatgaataggaaggattgagagagatatgggccaaatgctggcaaatgggactagattaatttgggatatttaAGACTttggagaaggtttgtagctcaggttgtggattaGCTTGTcagcttgctcgctgagctggaaggtttgtttcagatgctttgtcaccatgctaggccACATCAGTGATGCTCCGGTGAAGTTTTGGCATCCAGTTCCGCTTgctatttgtgtgtcttagttTGTTGTGGTGGGTAATATCATTCTGGTTCTGTTCTTGAGAGGttataaatggggtccaaatctttATGTTTGTTAATGGTTTCCTGGTTTGAATGCCAGCCGTCTAGGATCTCCTAcacatgtctttgtttggcctgtcccaggatggatgcacacagacgaagagggacaccagtttgactgggacaatgcatCCAACCTGGGAGAGGCCAAACATAGACACatgcgagaattcctagaagcctggcattcaaaccaggaATCCATTAACAAACATCTAAatctggaccccatttaccaccctctcagaaacagaaccagaaatgacatcacccaacaCAACAAACTaagacagataaatagcaagcTGGACAGGACACCaacacttcaccagagactcactGATGGTGTTGACTTGCACGGTGACAAAACGTCAGAAAACAAGCCCACCTGTTCAGTGAGCTATCCGATAACCTAATTCAGGATATCTTGtaagtatggatgagttggaccaaagggtgtgtttccattgctgcacatctctatgactccataagcAATGCAAGTATCCTACTTTAAGTTTTGGAAGCAGTTTAGATTAAAAGAACAAGGTGTGTATATTTCCTATGGTTGCTATTTCAGGAAAAAACAGCAAATGCATTCTCTGTCTAGAATATAGGCCCGCAATTTATTATCTGTTCCCAAACAAAAGGGTGTTTGAAGTTAAATGGAAAATGTTATCTTTCAACAGGTTGAATTTACAAGCAGATACTGGgtttcctccaccaccactccctcaccacctggagGGAGAACGCCTCATCGTCTGCCTTGAGACCCTtcaaccccacggcatcaatgtggacgtcaccagtttcctcatttccccttccccccaacttaccccagttccaaccttccagcggtggagagataagtggggtggggggctggggagaaggtagctgtgagtgcaataggtggatggaggtgggggtaaaggtgatcgGAGagtagg of the Chiloscyllium punctatum isolate Juve2018m chromosome 25, sChiPun1.3, whole genome shotgun sequence genome contains:
- the LOC140495642 gene encoding syntaxin-1A-like; the encoded protein is MKDRLEELMRAAEAESANKVLGGIDNPLFEETRVSKFDPFFNDVSAISSNINKLEKLVYGIQRKQAKVLCGTESDSISKVKHSLKDAKCEFTREAKNVQSQLDAMKFELSQKVNNTQLSVEYRIRQCQFNTLAARYRDVLSSHYTKEVEYVSKLKQQIIRQTQLAGLQLQDEDIDHLVEKPAAPQIVGRDLEVLKAKQHLALAHQRQKQLLLLESQIAELHELFLHFEVLVAEQQEIVNSIEYNVMRTVDYATHSADNVKTAVKYQKKSRVTAAAAVVLSLCACAPCIAKLSS